A single region of the Sorghum bicolor cultivar BTx623 chromosome 9, Sorghum_bicolor_NCBIv3, whole genome shotgun sequence genome encodes:
- the LOC8069472 gene encoding glutathione S-transferase T3, translated as MSFNPMSPPSPSVYGTPSPESENMEANRAAKVNNKRYWTHEEEERLASAWLNTSKDPIHGNDKKGDTFWKEVTDMFNKKGEGKRIREANQLKIHWCRLKASIGDFNDYWIKANQMHTSGYSDDMLEKEAQEMYVNRFGKPFTLVHWWKILKEEPKWCALFDTEKDKAEVHDIPEKQMRPIGRDSAKAERNGNHKKAKLMDGIVNLGDTVEKIVKVQEDRKMELEKIAEAQIQISKDESKVEGNLKASYLIKCQSGPVPQIVTFVVIVCHGAILVM; from the exons ATGTCCTTCAACCCAATGTCTCCACCATCACCAAGTGTCTATGGAACACCAAGTCCTGAATCTGAAAACATGGAAGCAAATAGGGCAGCAAAGGTGAACAACAAAAGATATTGGACTCATGAAGAGGAAGAAAGACTG GCCAGTGCTTGGTTGAATACTTCTAAAGACCCAATTCATGGAAATGACAAGAAAGGTGATACATTTTGGAAGGAAGTCACTGACATGTTTAACAAGAAAGGAGAAGGGAAGCGTATAAGAGAAGCAAACCAACTGAAGATTCACTGGTGCCGCCTCAAGGCATCGATCGGTGACTTCAATGATtattggattaaggcaaatcAAATGCATACAAGTGGTTATTCAGATGACATGCTGGAGAAAGAGGCACAGGAGATGTACGTAAACAGGTTTGGAAAGCCTTTTACATTGGTGCATTGGTGGAAGATACTAAAAGAAGAACCCAAATGGTGTGCACTGTTTGATACAGAGAAAGACAAGGCTGAAGTACATGATATTCCAGAAAAGCAGATGCGTCCCATTGGTAGAGATAGTGCGAAGGCTGAGCGCAATGGAAACCACAAGAAGGCAAAATTGATGGATGGTATTGTAAACCTTGGAGATACTGTTGAAAAAATTGTCAAGGTCCAGGAAGATCGGAAGATGGAGCTTGAGAAGATCGCCGAAGCACAAATTCAGATATCAAAG GATGAAAGCAAGGTTGAAGGCAATCTGAAAGCAAG CTACCTTATCAAATGCCAATCTGGTCCAGTACCCCAGATTGTCACTTTTGTTGTCATCGTATGCCATGGTGCTATTTTGGTTATGTGA